In the Brassica napus cultivar Da-Ae chromosome A7, Da-Ae, whole genome shotgun sequence genome, one interval contains:
- the LOC106354651 gene encoding uncharacterized protein LOC106354651 isoform X4: protein MDFHGMNRKNLQILCKKHGIPANLKNIEMANRLASLIFQKEEEEEEVVASRKAKKVRFSPETDNQVFEFTRSVKKSVRTRKAPQLGGGIELRRSKRSVSKGIGDDGDDVSNSISSVGSVQDDSLLPGDGDIQDERRSTRLAARIEKACVEGGTSKAVALLPAAKRSKRSGSGGSSTQEEGEDNDLNAPERVEDRDVQGGRRSRRLAAKTEKSSEEGGMSKSVTLLPAAKRSKGLVDVANKEEERETGEQHRKGGDSKVEMVRRRSMRFVNEQTSGQDQRRSVRLQASVEKTLVGQAKNDSVKASRVVKGNLVDKKTDENLVKSKRVTRNMKRGRSGEPEVDSGAASNQSNLTPKKTLNEFAHFEQEEACGADVKAGGSSKNQKCIEDKPQGIIIIEDSPSSSKTKAAESVEKVLDPTLDKSVDSSQRSNNREINCESVEGECEEKLERETVSMPVMEEDKEEVSPRSLSSPKDKLHVPTGHIIVQDIASTVIAEDSTKTKDKTLIYSPESELKENSCIAKLANVEESLENSTERWKEIHSGKDDEKGSLENDVQAENLHGNVSECNTESSSAEEEMEISKIGGLSVAHCVNLIPEKLLGEYSQLEPEEAERPNVEARSSSQKVKKIVIQEFVKDKPQEMAEDSASTSETKATEPAVISENVLDSTRTVSGETSAVRNSHELNSEVLEEGRGEKHEQAMTKKDKGETSSLSEFLTERSEVKTCLDNRISSCSLSVEATLSPASVQLAMSNPEADLGVPTGNEEETLILTPTSELKEGNAVAKISKVEAILGNSAEGCKEEEKGFLEKDVQAENLHVNFSECNTEKSSSEEVEISKDGCKSANLTPEKLLDTYTQLVPEEAGGPNVEIRSSSKKMKIVSSECLRENPQGMAEESPSTFVTKTAETLMMSENFSVDISPVGNTQELNHELRDEEREEKRELDIVLVAETEKEKKKASSPSELFVETTPPPRSLVQIAVSNPESELSVPTGHILGKDIVSAVIAEEAIKTEEVSKSVQSFVAKFAETDAVLENSAECSSKSLSSKDDGRGSLEKEKQSAKLYGNFSEYNSENINAEEQADICKVGRISPGHCVHRETLDEDESLMKSVQTISSARGCKPNALELSGSFSTDFASLSHKEENVSECLEEEEMKALSQPIPIQKAASNVLERSSLFTTPERNLMLMEQHSESGKICEADIVTQHNDEAVESHAVVFTTPEKLLLLGDSWLDDVGKEGEHTARDFPDESDVLNTSANEAFNEGERIVVELHDESNITASPLRHSRVGDFKEERTERNEEKRTVELHFESGTCAGPDKHDGAENSEGNITMELYEESVDFTGLEERHELFGDSGKDKAREDELQMDAQFYEEAGLSTEMHKDLPLADPELGEAGWLGINNDDKSGSLEGQLLYGDSEQKKAEKAPAEFRDESAVPSIPERHPFPEESELEEAAKSEENNALESQADCDNFTAAIVNAKSHDMSDVLTAPESHSIMGAFEPDGEENKDVELLGESNISTNEESGQDGKIKHNTAATCEESSFFISPERRHHLGNTGPHTAGKQERKEVEFKDESAFFTRLETRLLLGESTQDRLDNGKSGSAKYQSHHASSPKVILKDDSVVRECQVAAPDFRENTIVVSSGSIASKVSYSHEFSAGKVSAGAEFMPKASQAENVAGLDAIQGSSKQSRGNSPHVDACHTMGADTIIDAERNVSFSSYVLSLPAEGNSETIGEISNHIEVAGTCSLVSESGPSTDIQNQIHDAVEELAVTDAKLTKNTQSDSETIGEISSQPEVTGTCSMVSEKSTPFMDIQNHINDALEEELAVTDNSKADDLIEAKVTRNMKNMDSSGGSDVSGKTCVLAVTEDEYLCYNSEVADPVDTAFEKDIFLAPDESTLQKNKNQEEISADDEMLKREDTPETFNESSENIGESSEKQVRREQVLIYRTQAKPKRHDMKENAPNSKIVDNLNVTAPRTSKRQPLQDLSKN from the exons ATGGATTTTCACGGAATGAATCGGAAAAATCTACAAATCCTATGTAAAAAGCATGGGATCCCTGCGAATCTCAAGAACATCGAGATGGCTAATCGACTCGCTTCTCTTATTTTCCAG aaggaggaggaggaggaggaggtagTCGCTAGTAGAAAAGCTAAGAAAGTAAGATTCAGTCCCGAGACTGATAATCAAGTTTTCGAATTCACTCGTTCTGTGAAGAAGAGTGTTAGAACGCGTAAAGCTCCTCAGCTTGGTGGAGGTATAGAGCTAAGGCGGTCGAAGCGAAGTGTGTCTAAGGGGATAggtgatgatggagatgatgtgTCAAACTCGATAAGTTCTGTTGGTAGTGTTCAAGATGATAGTTTATTACCTGGAGATGGAGATATTCAGGATGAGAGACGGTCCACGAGACTGGCGGCTAGAATTGAGAAAGCATGCGTGGAAGGTGGGACATCTAAGGCGGTAGCTTTATTACCTGCTGCTAAGCGGTCAAAGCGAAGTGGCTCTGGTGGTAGTAGTACTCAAGAAGAGGGTGAAGATAATGATTTGAATGCTCCAGAACGGGTTGAAGATAGAGATGTCCAGGGTGGGAGACGGTCCAGGCGACTGGCTGCTAAAACTGAGAAATCATCTGAGGAAGGTGGGATGTCAAAGTCGGTGACTTTATTACCTGCGGCTAAGCGGTCAAAAGGGCTTGTAGACGTGGctaacaaagaagaagaaagggaaaCGGGAGAACAACATAGGAAGGGTGGTGATTCTAAAGTTGAAATGGTGCGTAGGCGGTCTATGCGGTTTGTGAATGAGCAGACCAGTGGTCAGGATCAGAGAAGGTCAGTGAGACTTCAAGCTAGTGTGGAGAAGACATTAGTAGGTCAAGCAAAGAATGATTCAGTTAAGGCTTCAAGAGTAGTTAAAGGGAATCTAGTTGATAAGAAGACGGATGAGAATCTTGTCAAATCGAAAAGAGTTACTAGAAATATGAAACGGGGCAGATCAGGAGAGCCAGAGGTGGACAGTGGAGCTGCATCAAACCAAAGCAATCTAACGCCTAAGAAGACTTTGAATGAGTTCGCTCACTTTGAGCAAGAAGAAGCTTGTGGAGCTGATGTTAAAGCTGGAGGCTCTTCCAAGAATCAAAAATGCATCGAGGATAAGCCTCAaggaataataataattgagGACTCTCCTTCTTCCTCCAAAACCAAAGCTGCAGAATCTGTTGAGAAGGTTCTCGATCCTACACTGGATAAATCAGTTGATAGTTCTCAAAGGTCAAACAATCGAGAGATAAATTGTGAATCTGTGGAAGGAGAATGTGAAGAGAAACTTGAGCGAGAGACAGTTTCTATGCCCGTGATGGAGGAGGACAAAGAGGAAGTATCACCACGCTCTCTAAGCAGCCCAAAAGATAAGCTACACGTCCCTACTGGCCATATCATTGTCCAGGATATTGCTTCAACAGTTATAGCAGAGGATAGTACCAAAACAAAGGACAAAACCCTTATTTACTCTCCTGAATCTGAGCTTAAGGAGAATAGCTGTATAGCTAAGTTAGCAAACGTTGAAG aaagtCTGGAAAACTCAACTGAACGTTGGAAAGAGATTCACTCAGGCAAAGATGATGAGAAAGGTTCCTTGGAGAATGATGTACAAGCAGAAAATTTGCATGGGAACGTTTCTGAATGCAATACTGAGAGTAGCAGTGCAGAAGAAGAAATGGAGATTAGTAAGATCGGTGGTCTGAGTGTTGCTCACTGTGTAAATCTAATACCAGAAAAACTTTTGGGTGAGTACTCTCAGTTAGAGCCAGAAGAAGCAGAGCGGCCTAATGTGGAAGCTAGAAGCTCTTCCCAGAAAGTGAAGAAGATAGTGATTCAAGAATTCGTAAAAGATAAGCCACAAGAAATGGCTGAGGACTCAGCTTCTACATCTGAAACCAAAGCTACAGAACCTGCTGTGATTTCTGAGAATGTTTTGGATTCTACACGGACAGTTTCAGGTGAGACGTCAGCGGTGAGAAACAGTCACGAGTTGAATTCTGAAGTTTTGGAAGAAGGACGTGGAGAGAAACATGAGCAAGCAATGACTAAGAAAGACAAAGGGGAAACATCATCACTCTCTGAATTTCTTACTGAGCGCTCAGAAGTGAAAACCTGCCTAGATAACCGCATCAGTAGCTGTTCTCTATCTGTGGAAGCTACTTTGTCTCCTGCTTCAGTACAATTAGCAATGAGCAACCCGGAAGCCGATCTAGGCGTGCCTACTGGCAATGAGGAGGAAACCCTTATTTTAACCCCTACATCTGAGCTTAAGGAGGGCAACGCTGTTGCTAAGATATCAAAAGTAGAAG CAATCCTGGGAAACTCAGCTGAAGGTTGCAAAGAGGAAGAGAAAGGTTTCTTGGAGAAGGATGTCCAAGCAGAAAATTTGCATGTAAACTTTTCTGAATGCAACACTGAGAAGAGCAGCTCAGAAGAAGTGGAGATTAGTAAGGACGGTTGTAAGAGTGCAAATCTGACGCCAGAGAAACTTTTGGATACGTACACTCAATTGGTGCCAGAAGAAGCAGGGGGACCTAATGTGGAAATTAGAAGCTCTTCCAAGAAAATGAAGATAGTGAGTTCAGAATGCCTAAGAGAGAATCCACAAGGAATGGCTGAGGAGTCGCCTTCTACATTCGTGACCAAAACTGCAGAAACTCTCATGATGTCTGAGAATTTTTCAGTTGATATTTCACCAGTGGGAAACACTCAAGAGTTGAATCATGAACTTAGGGATGAAGAACGTGAAGAGAAACGAGAGCTAGACATAGTTCTGGTGGCTGAGACagagaaggagaaaaagaaAGCATCATCACCATCTGAGCTATTTGTGGAAACCACTCCACCTCCTCGTTCTTTAGTACAGATAGCAGTGAGCAACCCTGAATCCGAGCTAAGTGTGCCTACTGGACATATCCTTGGTAAGGATATTGTTTCAGCAGTTATTGCTGAGGAAGCTATTAAAACCGAGGAGGTTTCTAAATCTGTGCAGAGCTTTGTAGCTAAATTTGCAGAAACAGATG CAGTCCTGGAAAATTCAGCTGAATGTTCGAGCAAGAGTCTTTCAAGCAAAGATGATGGTAGAGGTTCCTTGGAGAAGGAAAAACAATCAGCAAAGCTATATGGAAACTTCTCTGAATACAACTCTGAGAATATCAATGCAGAAGAACAAGCAGACATCTGTAAGGTTGGTCGTATTAGCCCTGGTCATTGTGTGCACCGGGAGACACTCGACGAGGATGAGAGTCTAATGAAATCTGTGCAAACAATTTCTAGTGCGAGAGGTTGTAAACCAAATGCGTTGGAGCTAAGTGGATCGTTTTCAACTGACTTTGCTTCCCTTTCACATAAGGAAGAGAACGTTTCAGAGTGTTTGGAGGAAGAGGAAATGAAAGCTTTATCCCAACCTATACCAATACAAAAGGCTGCTAGCAACGTACTTGAGAGGTCGTCTCTATTCACTACTCCCGAGAGGAACTTGATGTTAATGGAGCAACACAGCGAAAGTGGAAAGATCTGTGAAGCTGATATAGTGACCCAGCACAATGATGAAGCAGTAGAGTCTCATGCTGTTGTTTTCACAACTCCTGAAAAACTTTTACTGCTGGGTGATTCTTGGCTAGATGATGTGGGAAAGGAAGGGGAACATACAGCCAGAGACTTTCCGGATGAATCTGATGTTCTCAATACCAGCGCAAATGAAGCTTTTAATGAAGGAGAAAGAATAGTAGTTGAGCTTCATGACGAGTCTAACATTACCGCAAGCCCACTGAGACATTCCAGGGTAGGAGACTTCAAAGAAGAAAGAACCGAAAGGAATGAAGAAAAAAGGACGGTTGAGCTCCATTTTGAATCCGGCACTTGCGCTGGACCGGATAAACATGATGGAGCAGAGAATAGTGAAGGAAACATAACTATGGAGTTATATGAAGAATCAGTTGATTTCACTGGTCTGGAGGAGAGACATGAGCTTTTTGGGGATTCTGGAAAAGATAAAGCTAGAGAAGATGAACTCCAGATGGATGCACAGTTCTATGAGGAAGCTGGATTATCCACTGAGATGCACAAAGATCTACCTTTAGCAGACCCTGAACTAGGCGAAGCAGGATGGCTAGGAATTAATAATGATGACAAGTCAGGTAGCCTGGAGGGACAACTGTTATATGGAGACTCTGAACAAAAGAAAGCAGAAAAGGCGCCTGCAGAGTTTCGTGATGAGTCTGCTGTTCCCAGTATCCCAGAAAGACATCCATTCCCGGAAGAGTCTGAACTGGAAGAAGCTGCAAAAAGTGAAGAAAACAATGCTTTGGAATCGCAAGCTGACTGTGACAACTTCACTGCCGCCATCGTAAATGCTAAGTCTCATGATATGTCCGATGTTCTTACTGCTCCTGAAAGCCACTCTATTATGGGAGCCTTTGAGCCAGATGGAGAAGAAAACAAGGATGTGGAATTGTTGGGTGAATCTAACATTTCCACAAACGAAGAGTCTGGACAAGATGGAAAGATAAAACATAATACAGCAGCCACTTGCGAAGAGTCTTCTTTTTTCATTTCTCCAGAGAGGCGACACCATCTAGGAAACACTGGACCACACACTGCTGGAAAGCAAGAACGAAAGGAAGTGGAGTTCAAGGACGAGTCTGCCTTCTTCACTAGGCTCGAGACTCGTTTACTTTTGGGAGAGTCTACTCAGGACCGTCTTGATAATGGCAAGTCTGGCTCAGCCAAGTATCAAAGCCATCATGCTTCTTCTCCCAAAGTTATTTTGAAGGACGACAGTGTGGTTCGGGAATGTCAAGTTGCAGCTCCAGATTTCAGAGAAAACACTATTGTTGTTTCAAGTGGTAGTATCGCATCCAAAGTTTCTTATAGCCATGAGTTCAGTGCCGGGAAAGTATCTGCAGGTGCAGAGTTTATGCCAAAAGCTTCTCAGGCAGAAAATGTTGCAGGTCTAGATGCCATACAAGGGTCATCAAAGCAAAGCAGAGGGAATTCTCCACATGTCGACGCATGCCATACTATGGGGGCTGACACTATCATAGATGCAGAAAGAAATGTTTCCTTCAGCTCCTACGTTCTTTCCTTACCAGCTGAAGGTAATTCCGAGACAATTGGTGAAATTTCCAACCACATAGAAGTTGCTGGAACCTGTTCGTTGGTGTCTG AATCTGGCCCTTCCACAGACATTCAGAATCAGATACATGATGCAGTGGAGGAACTGGCAGTAACAG ATGCAAAGTTAACTAAGAACACTCAAAGTGATTCCGAGACAATTGGTGAAATTTCCAGCCAACCTGAAGTTACTGGAACCTGCTCCATGGTGTCAG AAAAATCTACCCCTTTCATGGATATTCAGAACCATATAAATGACGCACTGGAGGAGGAACTAGCAGTAACAG ACAACAGCAAAGCAGACGACCTCATAGAAGCAAAAGTAACAAGGAACATGAAGAACATGGACTCTTCAGGTGGGTCTGATGTCTCTGGAAAGACATGCGTCTTAGCTGTAACAGAGGATGAGTACTTATGTTACAATTCTGAAGTAGCTGATCCTGTTGATACTGCATTTG AGAAAGACATCTTTCTGGCTCCTGATGAATCCACTCTTCAGAAAAACAAGAACCAAGAAG